ACTGGCGTCGCGGTTCGATTTTCGAGTTGCTAAAGGCTTTCCTGGCCCGAGTCCCGAGTGAACGACAAACGCGTCCGACGCGACCGCCGAGGCCGTCGACGCTCCCACCGGACACTCGAGGCCCGACCACCGTGACGAACCAACCGACGCTCACGAGCACGCGACGCGGACTCCCCGCGCTGAAAGCTGCGCTCCTCGTGGCGGTCCACAGTAATTTCTTCATCTCGCTTGCTGCCACGAGCGTGGCCGTCACGACGATCGTCCTCGCCGGATTTCGCCTCGAGGTCGTGCCGCTGTTCATCGTGTTCACGGTCACGCTGTTCGTCTACAGCGTCAACCGGCTGACGGACTTAGCGGAGGACGAGCGAAACGTCCCGGGCCGAGCGGCGTTCACGCGACGATACGGGCGGCTGTCACTGGCGCTGGGCGTTCTCGGCTATCTGGTCGCGATCGCGCTGGCGATCGCCTGGGGGCTGCCGCTGGCTGGCTTCCTGGTGCTCCCGCTGCTCGTCGTGCTGCTGTACTCGACGCTCCAGCTGAAACAGGTCTTCCTCGTGAAGAACCTCGTCGTCGGCGCCGCCTGGGGAGTGATCCCGCTGGGCGTCGGCGTCTACTTCGGTGACCTCTGGCGACTCGAGATCCTGTTTCTCGCCGCGCACGTCGGCGCCATGATCACGGTCGCGGCGGTGATCTTCGACGTGAAGGACATCGAGGGCGATCGAGCGGAGGGCATTCGGACGGTGCCGAACGTCTACGGGCCGCGGGCGACGCGGATCGTCAGCCAGGCCGCGAACGTCGCCGTCGCGGTCGGCGTCGTCGCGTTCGTCGTCGCTGGTGCCCTCCCGGCGTCGTTTCTCGTCTTGCTCTCGTTTCACGGCTACGTGGGTGGCTACGTTCCGTTCGCCACGCCGGAGCGAACGCCACTGTTCTACGGGTTCGTCGTCGACGGCGAGCACGTCTTTCTGGCGGTCGTCGTCCTCACGCTGGAACTCCTCGGCGTGCTCGGTTGACGGACTGATACGGATCATTGTAACGTGTTACCGGTGATCGCTGTCCCATCCGAGCGATCACCGGTAACGAATCACAATAGACCGTATGACTCCTCGAGCGTTCGATCGCGCGCTGCTCAGCGACCGGAACGGCTCGACGCCGTCTGAAACGTCCGGATGGTATCTTTCCGCTCTGAGGTCACGGCGACTTCGACGAAGCCCCGATCGGTGAAGATCGCGTTCCAGTCGCGGTAGTAGAGCGGGAACTCGTCGTTGACGTAGTTCACGTCGTCGGTCGATCCCGTCCGGTCGGGACCGCCTTCGTTCTCCACGGTGATGAGCAGGTCGGCCGTAATGCGCGACAGCTCGTCGAAGACCCACTCGGCGTCCGGGTGAACGTGCTGGAGCGTCTCCACCGAGTACACCGCGTCGAACTGGTCGTCGTCGAACTCGCCGATCACGTCCTCGATCGCGCCGTGATAGAACTCCCCGCTGGCTGCGAGGTCGGGGTAGGTTCCCTCCATCACGTCGAACGCGTCGTCGTTGACGTCGATTCCGGCGAGGGTATCGAAGCCGTGATCGAAGAGGTGTGAGAGGTGCCGACCCGAACTGCAGCCGAGCTCGAGGACGGCCGCGTCTCGGTCGAGGAACCGCTCGAGGAGGCGGCGAACAACGTCGCTCGTCTCGTTCGGGCCGTAGTAGGCGTAGTACGCCGGGGAAAACTCGCCGGAGCGTTGCGCCCACTCGCGTCGAACGTCGGTAGAATTCACGTGTGTCACTCGTGACGGACACGTAAAGCCCCTTGGAGTTCTCGAGGCGACAGCGCCGATAGGTTTGATGTACAGTCCCCCGCAACGTCCATACCAGTGACCGCAGATCGCTCGAGACACGACCGCGTGGCACGCCACCCGACGCCCGGAGCCGGAAACTCGCTTTCTCGCTGGACGAGCGCCCGCAACCCGATCCGGGTCGCGATCAACTACGTCGTCATCTGGCTCGTTCGGATTTCGCCGAGCCTGAAACTCAAACGGTGGCTCCTGCGTCGGATCGGGGTGACCGTCGGTGAGGGCGTCTCCTGGGGGCTCGAGGCCACGCCAGACGTCTTCTGGCCGGACCTGATCACCCTCGAGGACCACGCCCTGGTCGGCTACGACGCGACGATCCTCTGTCACGAATTCCTCCAGGACGAGTACCGGACGGGCGAGGTCGTGATCGGCGAGCGGGCGATGATCGGCGCGGGGGCGATAATCCTTCCGGGCGTCGAGATCGGCGAGGGGGCGAGCATCGCGGCCAACTCGCTCGTAACGCGAGACGTCCCCCCGGGCGAGACGGTCGCGGGCGTTCCGGCCAGACCGATGGGATCGGCCGGCGGGCGGGACGACGAGGTCCTGGACTGATCATCCAAATCCGAACGCACGCGTCGACGGCACAGTCAGTATTTTCGTCCGTCCGCGTCGAGGACCCAGTGAGTGAGCGACGATACCGGCGCCACTCGGCTGAACTCGTCGTGAAGACACTCGAGTCGATCGACGACGACTGACGAACCGACTCGAGTCGGACGACTACCGAGGAAGATCGTCCGGCACGTCGACGTCGCGGCGCACGCCCGGATCGTCGACGGCGACGAGCGCGCTCGAGTCGTCCTCGAGCAGGATCCGACGGCCGCCGATGTCGCCTTCCACGCCGGTCAGTTGCTCGAAGAAGCGAGCGTCGAACAGCACCGGGTTGCCGCGCTCGCCCTCGTAGGCGGCCGCCAGCGCGTCACCCGTTCCGGCGGCGTAGGCGGCGACGAGCGCGTCGACGGTCCTGGGATCGACGAACGGCATGTCCCCGAGCGCGACGACGACGGCGTCGGCCGCGGTTCGCCCCCGGATCGTCCGGATCCCCGTTCGGACCGACGACGCCTGGCCGCGCTCGTACGCCTCGTTGACGACGAACTCGAGGGGCAGCCCCTCGAGCGCGTCCCGGACGCGCCTGGCCTCGTGGCCCAGGACGACGACGATCGGGTCGATGCGCGAATCGACGAGCGTTCGGGCGGCGTGGCGGACGATCGGCTCGCCGTCGACGTCCTCGAGCAGTTTGTTCTCGCTCCCGAAGCGACTGCTCGTGCCGGCGGCGAGCAGGAGTCCGGCGACGGCGGGGCCGTCCTCGAGGTCGACGCCTGGATCGACCCCGTCACGATCGACGATCGGCAGGTCAGCCGGCGGATCGCGGTCCGGACTCATCGCTCGACGACGCCGTACGGGACGACGTCGACTGGTTCGTCGGCCTCGAGGGCCGTTTCGGTGAGCACGAAGCCGTCGGCGCGCGTCGCCCGCGTGCTCGAAGAGAGGACGCTGGGATCGAACGTCTCCTCGTAGATCGACAGCGGCGAGTCGACGTGGCCCAGTGGCATCGCGCGGCCGTCCTCGAGGCTCACTGGAATCGCGTACGTGAATCCGGCCGTCGAGACGTCGACGTCGCGGGCCAGTTCCGCGGCGACCGTGGGTACCGCCGCCTCGCCGGTGAAGAAGGGGCGGGCCACGAGGCTCGTCACGGCGTGGGCTCCCACCGGTTTGCCGGGGATGGCGAAGGCGATCGCGTCGTGATCGGGAAGCCGAGCGACGGCGATCGGCTTGCCCGGTCGCAGGCGCACGCGGTGGAACAGCACGTCGCCGAGTTCGTCGAGCGCGCGGATCACGTAGTCTTTCTTCCCGACGCTCGTTCCGCCGGTCGTCATCACGACGTCGTGCTCGCGGGCCAGCTCATCGATTCGCGCCGACACGCGGTCGAACTCGTCGGACACCGACCCTTCGTAAGTCGCCTCGTGAGCCCAGGCCCGGACGAGTCCCGCGAGCATCGGCGAGTCGAGGTCGCGGTTGCGTCCCTCGTGGATCTCGGTGCCGGTCGCGAGCAGGCCGACCGAGAGGCGCTCGAGGACGGGCACCTCGTCGATGCCGAGGTCGCCGAGCAACAGTGCGTCCTTCGGGCCGAGGCGCTCGCCCGCCTCGAACAGGGGGTCGCCTTCGGCGACGTTACTCCCGCGTTCGTAGACGTAGGTCCCGGGCTCGAGCTCGGTTCCCGTGAGCTGTCCGTCCTCGACGGCCGCCTCCTCGCGTTTGAGGACCGCGTTCGCCGACGGCGGTAGCGACGCGCCGGTGGCGATTCGGACGGCCGTCCCGGGCTCGAGCGTCGGCGGCTCGTCCTCGGGATAGACTGGCGTCTCGACGACCTCGAGCGGGTAGTCGTCCGTCGCGTCGAGGGCGAAGCCGTCCATCGTCGCGTGACTCCGTCCGGGAACGTCGACCGGCGACCGGATCGGCGCTGCGACCGTCCGGCCCGCGACGTGATCGAGGGGGACGAACTCGGTCTCGAGGCGCTCGATCCACTCGTCTCGAAGGGAACGGACGCGGTCGGCGGCGTCTTCCCACGGGAGCAACGAATCGTCGTCGTGTCGGTTGGGTTCGATCATTTGTGCGTGTGTACACGCCTGCAGCGTGTCTCGTAACCGTTACCAACCGCTCACGACAAATATAGCCCCCGTTGAAACGAGGACTACACCATTGCTGCGATCACGACTGTGTGGACGTTCCGGGACGGCCCCGGCGCGTACCTTACCTACGACGGGGATCCTATGGAAGCACGATGAGCCAGGATTCCTCGCTCGAGCCGTTCGCGTCGCTCACGGAAGCGGCCCTTCGCGAACGATTCGAGCACGAATCGTACATCGCCGACGACCGGCTGGTGACGACGGTCTACCTCGCGCTGAAACTCGGCCGGCCGCTGCTCGTCGAGGGGCCACCGGGCAGCGGGAAGACCGAACTCGGGAAGACTCTCGCGAGCGGCTTTTCCACCGATCTGATCCGACTCCAGTGCTACGAGGGGCTGACCGCCGAGAACGCGCTCTACGAGTGGAACTACACCAAACAGCTGCTGGCCGTCCAGGCGAACGAGGGGACAGTGGCAACGGACGCCGACGGCGACGGGCCGACGGCCGACGAACCCCGATCCGTCTTCGACGAGGCGTTCCTGCTCGAGCGACCCCTGCTTCGCGCCCTTCGCACCGCCGGGGATCGCCCCCCAGTCCTGTTGATCGACGAGATCGATCGCGCCGACGAAGCGTTCGAGGCGTTCTTACTCGAGGTGCTCTCTGACTTCCAGGTCTCGATCCCGGAGTTAGGAACCGTCGCGGCCGAGCACCCGCCGATCGTCGTGCTCACGTCGAACCGGACCCGGGCGCTGAGCGACGCGCTCAAACGGCGCTGTCTGTTCGCCCACCTCGAGGCGCCGTCGTTCGAGACGGAGTACGAGATCGTCACCCGAAAGGTGCCCGACCTCGACGCCGTCGTCGCCGCCGAGGTGTGTGCGATCGTCGAACGCCTCCGCGAGGAAGCGTTCCTCAAACGACCCGGCGTCGCCGAGACGCTCGACTGGGCGCGGGCGGTCGCCGAACTCAGAGCCGACGAGTCAGACGAGCCGCTCACGCCGGCGGAGATCGAACGAACGCTCGGCTGCCTGCTCAAGGAAGTCGAGGACGTCAATCGGGTCGACGACGACCTGCTGGAGCGGCTCCACGAGGCTGCCGCGGGGGCAAACGCCCGACTCGAGGGGTGATTCTCGTGGGCCACCACTCCGATCGTAGCCAGGGCGGCGCCGACGCCATCCCGGACTTTCTCACCGCGCGCCGACACGTCGTGACGGAGCTGCTCCGACTCACAACTCACCTCCGGCGCGACGGCGTGGCCGTCCCGGCGGACGGCGGACTCGAGGCCGCCCGCGCGCTCGCCGTCGTCGGCCTCACAGAGCGCGACCGCGTCGAGGCGGCGCTCCGGGCGACCCTGCTCACGGAGTCGGGCGACCTCGAGGCGTTCGAGGCGGCGTTTCCCCCCTTCTGGGCTCGGCTCAGGGGCGGGCTCGAGGGCGTCGCGACCGACGACGGCGACGCGGATGTCGATTCAACGCGGCCGGAATCGACGCTCGAGGGCGATGAACCGGAAACCTGGCTCGAGAACGACGACGGATCCGACGAGGCCGACGTCCGGCTCGCGACCGGCCGCCGGCACGCGACCGGGGAGCGACCGGCGGGTCACGGCGGCGACGACGCCAGGCACTACAGCGCCGTCGGCGGGGGCGAACGCGTCGACGCCGAGCACGAACCGCTCGCGTCGGGGCCACTGGGGGCTGTCGACCGACTCGCCGCCGCACTGGCCTCGCTGCGTGGACGGCGCGACCACCCCGCCGTCGCCGGCTCCCGGGTCGACGCCCGCCGAGCACTCCGCGCGAGCCTCGAGACCGGCGGGACGCCGATTTCCCTCCCGACGCGCGACCCTGTCTCGAGCGAACTCCGGTGTTGCGTCTTACTCGACGTCAGCGGCTCCGTCCTCGACACGATCGATCGCTCGTTCCTCCTCGCGTTCGCGACGCGACTCTCCGAGGTCGCCCGAACGGCCCGCGTCTTCCTGTTCGACACCGAACTCGTCGAGGCCACGGACGCGTTCGCGACGGCGAGGGGCGACCCCGCAACTGCCCTGCGCGCGGCCGAAATCGAGTGGGGCGGCGGGACGCAGATCGGCACGGCCCTCGAGACGCTCCGCCGACGCTACCCCGACGCGGCTGACCGGCGAACCGTCGTCGTCGTGGTCAGCGATGGCCTCGACGTCGGCGACGACGAGTTACTCGAGTCCGGCATTACGTGGCTCGCAAATCGGTCGCGGGCGATCGTCTGGCTCAACCCGCTCGCGGTCTCGCCGCGGTACGAACCGCGCTCGCGGGGGATGGCGACCTGTCTCCCCTACGTCGACGCCCTGTTCGGGTTCGCCGAGCCAGCCGACGTCGCAGAAGCCGCCCGCCAGCTCGAGCGTCGCGGCGTCGGTGGCCCCGTCGGCTACGAGTACGACCCGCGCCGGCTCGCGGCTGCGTCGGGATCGGAGGCGGAGTCCGGATGACCGACTCGATCCTTCGGGCCGTCGTCGACCGGCTCCGGGCAAACGGCGCGACCGCCGCGACGGTCGAGCGCGTCACGGTCGGCGACGGCGTGGTGATGGTCGAACTGCTCGCGGATGGAACGGCCGGCGACGATCCTCCGCGGCGACTCGCCGGCCTCGCTCACCGGCCGCCCGGACCGGTGCCCTCGGCAACTGACCGCGACGTCGAGACGCTGCTCGAGTGGGCGACCGGCGCTGTCGGCCCGTCTCCGGACGGCCGCGAGGATCGAGATCACGGCGCGATCGCGGTCGGGGTCGCCGCGTTGAACGCCCTCTCGGCTCCCTTCGTCGACTGGCAGCGGGGCGATCCGATGGCGCTGCTCGAGTCCGACGTCGAGACGATCACGACCGTCGGTCTCTTTCGGCCGGCGTTCCGGAAGTTCGACGACGTCGAGGTCCGGGTAATCGAACGCGACCCCGTCGACCCTGCGTCGGTGTCGGCCCCCGACGGCGTGGCCGTCTCGACGTTCGAACCCGGCGAGGCCGAGGTGGCGATGGACGGCGCGTCGGTCGTCTTCGTCACCGGCTCGGCGTTCGTCTACGGCGGCGTCGAACGCTACCTCGAGGCCGCGCCGGCGTCGGCGACGGTCGTCCTCGTGGGCGCGACCGCCTCCGTTCTCCCCGGGCCGGCGTTCGAC
This portion of the Natronobeatus ordinarius genome encodes:
- a CDS encoding UbiA family prenyltransferase, coding for MTNQPTLTSTRRGLPALKAALLVAVHSNFFISLAATSVAVTTIVLAGFRLEVVPLFIVFTVTLFVYSVNRLTDLAEDERNVPGRAAFTRRYGRLSLALGVLGYLVAIALAIAWGLPLAGFLVLPLLVVLLYSTLQLKQVFLVKNLVVGAAWGVIPLGVGVYFGDLWRLEILFLAAHVGAMITVAAVIFDVKDIEGDRAEGIRTVPNVYGPRATRIVSQAANVAVAVGVVAFVVAGALPASFLVLLSFHGYVGGYVPFATPERTPLFYGFVVDGEHVFLAVVVLTLELLGVLG
- a CDS encoding class I SAM-dependent methyltransferase; amino-acid sequence: MNSTDVRREWAQRSGEFSPAYYAYYGPNETSDVVRRLLERFLDRDAAVLELGCSSGRHLSHLFDHGFDTLAGIDVNDDAFDVMEGTYPDLAASGEFYHGAIEDVIGEFDDDQFDAVYSVETLQHVHPDAEWVFDELSRITADLLITVENEGGPDRTGSTDDVNYVNDEFPLYYRDWNAIFTDRGFVEVAVTSERKDTIRTFQTASSRSGR
- a CDS encoding acyltransferase produces the protein MTADRSRHDRVARHPTPGAGNSLSRWTSARNPIRVAINYVVIWLVRISPSLKLKRWLLRRIGVTVGEGVSWGLEATPDVFWPDLITLEDHALVGYDATILCHEFLQDEYRTGEVVIGERAMIGAGAIILPGVEIGEGASIAANSLVTRDVPPGETVAGVPARPMGSAGGRDDEVLD
- a CDS encoding nucleotidyltransferase family protein, translating into MSPDRDPPADLPIVDRDGVDPGVDLEDGPAVAGLLLAAGTSSRFGSENKLLEDVDGEPIVRHAARTLVDSRIDPIVVVLGHEARRVRDALEGLPLEFVVNEAYERGQASSVRTGIRTIRGRTAADAVVVALGDMPFVDPRTVDALVAAYAAGTGDALAAAYEGERGNPVLFDARFFEQLTGVEGDIGGRRILLEDDSSALVAVDDPGVRRDVDVPDDLPR
- a CDS encoding molybdopterin molybdotransferase MoeA, with the protein product MIEPNRHDDDSLLPWEDAADRVRSLRDEWIERLETEFVPLDHVAGRTVAAPIRSPVDVPGRSHATMDGFALDATDDYPLEVVETPVYPEDEPPTLEPGTAVRIATGASLPPSANAVLKREEAAVEDGQLTGTELEPGTYVYERGSNVAEGDPLFEAGERLGPKDALLLGDLGIDEVPVLERLSVGLLATGTEIHEGRNRDLDSPMLAGLVRAWAHEATYEGSVSDEFDRVSARIDELAREHDVVMTTGGTSVGKKDYVIRALDELGDVLFHRVRLRPGKPIAVARLPDHDAIAFAIPGKPVGAHAVTSLVARPFFTGEAAVPTVAAELARDVDVSTAGFTYAIPVSLEDGRAMPLGHVDSPLSIYEETFDPSVLSSSTRATRADGFVLTETALEADEPVDVVPYGVVER
- a CDS encoding AAA family ATPase; translated protein: MSQDSSLEPFASLTEAALRERFEHESYIADDRLVTTVYLALKLGRPLLVEGPPGSGKTELGKTLASGFSTDLIRLQCYEGLTAENALYEWNYTKQLLAVQANEGTVATDADGDGPTADEPRSVFDEAFLLERPLLRALRTAGDRPPVLLIDEIDRADEAFEAFLLEVLSDFQVSIPELGTVAAEHPPIVVLTSNRTRALSDALKRRCLFAHLEAPSFETEYEIVTRKVPDLDAVVAAEVCAIVERLREEAFLKRPGVAETLDWARAVAELRADESDEPLTPAEIERTLGCLLKEVEDVNRVDDDLLERLHEAAAGANARLEG
- a CDS encoding vWA domain-containing protein, whose product is MGHHSDRSQGGADAIPDFLTARRHVVTELLRLTTHLRRDGVAVPADGGLEAARALAVVGLTERDRVEAALRATLLTESGDLEAFEAAFPPFWARLRGGLEGVATDDGDADVDSTRPESTLEGDEPETWLENDDGSDEADVRLATGRRHATGERPAGHGGDDARHYSAVGGGERVDAEHEPLASGPLGAVDRLAAALASLRGRRDHPAVAGSRVDARRALRASLETGGTPISLPTRDPVSSELRCCVLLDVSGSVLDTIDRSFLLAFATRLSEVARTARVFLFDTELVEATDAFATARGDPATALRAAEIEWGGGTQIGTALETLRRRYPDAADRRTVVVVVSDGLDVGDDELLESGITWLANRSRAIVWLNPLAVSPRYEPRSRGMATCLPYVDALFGFAEPADVAEAARQLERRGVGGPVGYEYDPRRLAAASGSEAESG
- a CDS encoding Rossmann-like domain-containing protein, whose protein sequence is MTDSILRAVVDRLRANGATAATVERVTVGDGVVMVELLADGTAGDDPPRRLAGLAHRPPGPVPSATDRDVETLLEWATGAVGPSPDGREDRDHGAIAVGVAALNALSAPFVDWQRGDPMALLESDVETITTVGLFRPAFRKFDDVEVRVIERDPVDPASVSAPDGVAVSTFEPGEAEVAMDGASVVFVTGSAFVYGGVERYLEAAPASATVVLVGATASVLPGPAFDVGVDIVAGAAVVEPDRVREAIRQGACGTDLHDAGVAKVYAVDGRPRGVRLDATDDRSADRRDERTATDRSRRPEDTNP